Proteins encoded within one genomic window of Misgurnus anguillicaudatus chromosome 18, ASM2758022v2, whole genome shotgun sequence:
- the dhcr24 gene encoding delta(24)-sterol reductase, producing the protein MGPLLYLGGLVVLLLVWIKIKGLEYVMIHQRWIFVCLFLLPLSVIFDVYYYLRAWIIFKMCSAPKQHEQRVRDIQRQVREWKKEGGKKHMCTGRPGWLTVSLRVGKYKKTHKNIMINMMDILEVDTKRQVVRVEPLANMGQVTALLNSIGWTLPVLPELDDLTVGGLVMGTGIESSSHIYGLFQHICVAYELVLADGSLVRCTEKENSDLFYAVPWSCGTLGFLVAAEIRIIPARKWVKLCYEPVRGLDAICEKFAKESANKNNQFVEGLQFSRDEAVIMTGIMTDNAEPGMTNRIGYYYKPWFFRHVEGFLKENRVVVEYIPLRHYYHRHTRSIFWELQDIIPFGNNPLFRYVFGWMVPPKISLLKLTQGETIRKLYEQHHVVQDMLVPMKHIKSSILRFHEDIQVYPLWLCPFMLPSHPGMVHPKGDKDELYVDIGAYGEPKVKHFEATASTRQLEKFVRDVHGFQMLYADVYMERDEFWEMFDGTLYHKLRKQLDCKDAFPEVYNKICKSARH; encoded by the exons ATGGGTCCGTTGTTATATTTAGGTGGGTTGGTTGTTTTGCTTTTAGTATGGATAAAAATAAAGGGCTTGGAGTACGTGATGATACACCAGAGATGGATCTTCGTTTGCCTCTTTCTCCTCCCCTTATCTGTCATTTTTGATGTATACTATTACCTGCGCGCGTGGATTATTTTTAAGATGTGCTCAGCGCCCAAGCAGCACGAGCAACGGGTCAGAGACATTCAGAGACAG GTGCGAGAATGGAAAAAAGAGGGAGGGAAGAAACACATGTGTACAGGTCGTCCTGGATGGCTGACTGTTTCCCTTAGGGTGGGAAAATACAAGAagacacacaaaaacattatgATTAACATGATGGACATCCTGGAGGTCGACACAAAACGACAG GTGGTACGTGTGGAACCTTTAGCTAACATGGGTCAGGTGACTGCTCTACTGAACTCTATTGGCTGGACACTGCCTGTGTTGCCTGAGCTTGATGACCTCACTGTTG GTGGGCTGGTTATGGGTACAGGCATCGAGTCTTCATCACATATCTATGGCCTATTTCAGCACATTTGTGTTGCCTATGAGTTGGTGTTGGCTGATGGTAGTCTGGTTCGTTGCACAGAG AAAGAAAACTCTGACCTGTTCTATGCGGTTCCTTGGTCCTGCGGTACCCTTGGATTTCTGGTGGCGGCGGAGATCCGGATAATTCCAGCACGGAAATGGGTAAAGCTATGCTATGAGCCGGTTCGTGGCTTGGATGCTATTTGTGAGAAGTTTGCAAAAGAATCAGCCAATAAGAACAACCAGTTTGTAGAAGGACTACAGTTCTCTCGGGATGAGGCCGTGATTATGACCGGCATCATGACAGACAATGCAGAGCCTGGGATG ACAAACCGTATAGGGTACTATTACAAACCATGGTTCTTTAGACATGTGGAGGGTTTCCTCAAGGAGAACCGTGTTGTGGTGGAGTACATTCCACTTAGACACTACTATCACAGACACACCCGCAGTATCTTCTGGGAATTACAG GATATCATTCCATTCGGAAACAATCCGTTGTTCCGGTACGTGTTCGGCTGGATGGTTCCTCCTAAGATCTCTCTTCTGAAGCTCACTCAAGGAGAGACGATCCGCAAACTCTACGAGCAGCACCATGTGGTACAGGACATGCTGGTCCCCATGAAACACATCAAGAGCTCCATCCTGCGCTTCCATGAAGACATACAG GTGTATCCTCTGTGGTTATGTCCCTTCATGCTGCCCAGTCATCCAGGAATGGTGCATCCTAAAGGAGACAAAGATGAATTGTATGTTGATATTGGAGCATATGGGGAGCCCAAAGTTAAGCACTTTGAGGCCACAGCGTCCACACGCCAGCTGGAGAAGTTTGTCAGAGACGTTCATGG ATTCCAGATGTTGTATGCTGATGTTTACATGGAACGAGATGAATTCTGGGAGATGTTCGATGGCACATTGTATCATAAACTCAGAAAGCAACTCGACTGTAAAGATGCATTTCCTGAAGTCTATAACAAAATTTGCAAGTCTGCACGACACTGA
- the LOC129429673 gene encoding uncharacterized protein — protein sequence MPSLHHGAIFIGVFLIVTGGSTAFLTNNQSRLQAFSMCCVVLGAVMLILGLFWAMNGKRNPVPYNEEYSHDYSQVLFTPPPGNRFPESQSVFLHGPLQRRGVYGEDLDYPPMEPTCFSPTSRGRPPHWDLEPPPPYEVAIKTTTSSTHLRRSLSDSHLLTEPLFGRSREISFEV from the exons ATGCCTTCCTTACACCATGGCGCTATTTTTATCGGCGTGTTTCTCATAGTTACCGGTGGCTCCACCGCTTTTCTAACTAACAATCAAAGTAGACTGCAGGCGTTCAGTATGTGCTGCGTGGTGCTCGGGGCGGTGATGCTGATATTAGGACTCTTCTGGGCTATGAATGGAAAGAGAAACCCAGTGCCTTACAATGAAGAGTACAGCCACGACTACAGCCAAGTCCTGTTCACCCCACCACCTGGAAACCGCTTCCCTGAATCTCAGTCTGTTTTTCTGCACGG GCCTTTGCAGAGGCGAGGAGTGTACGGTGAGGATTTGGACTATCCCCCAATGGAGCCAACGTGCTTCAGCCCGACCAGCCGGGGTCGCCCACCACATTGGGACTTGGAGCCCCCTCCACCTTACGAGGTTGCCATCAAAACCACCACAAGCTCCACGCATCTGAGGCGCAGCCTCTCGGACTCACACCTGCTGACTGAACCGCTCTTCGGACGCTCACGGGAGATCAGTTTTGAGGTTTAA